The genomic window ACCGCATAAATACATCAGTGTGTTGGAAGGGTGAGTGAAATGTAAACAAGATACATTTAATTTTTTGGGGATCTGAAGAAatacctcttccctctctcttttcctccttcAGAGCGGagcgagggaggagggatgaggtcAGTGGAGGAAGCACTGGAAACCTGGCTTCAGAAGAGCTTCAGACTGAGAACACGACCCGGtacacacacacttgtgcacTCTGAAAACACATGCACATGCTTGTGAACCACAAGAGGGGGTCTAACTGTATATATCAAGAACTAATAAAGCAAGGtctatgtgtttgtttgtgtgtgtgtgtgtgtgtgtgttttggtgtgtgtgtgtttgacaggcTGCGGGTGAACAGTGACAGTGCTTCGTTGCCTGGGAGACAGAGGGCAGCGGAGGGCAGCAGCAGCCCCGTCCGAAAGAACCCTCTCTCCCCCGTGACACGCCAAAACACAGGGTATGACATgctacgcatgcacacacacacacacacacacacacacaaacacaaactaacaccctcacacacacctgTAATGTACCAAAACACTCCATCAacaatctttctctctccatttctctcccctctctctttctctcgccctctcttctttctcccctcccccgctctctcctctttctctttctcactcctctctctcaggaATCAGGAGCGTAGGCACACCTTGGACAGTGTGAGGCAGAGGACAGGAgccatagagagacagacagatggaggaTCTATTGAAAGACCGGTGGGTGGAGATTAAGTCATTTTTGGTGACGCGCCCTTGAGACTGCTGAAATTAAATACATTGAAAGGAATTTAGTGCAgacacactactggtcaaaagttttagaacttggaaaagcattccaggtgaagctggttgagagaatgccaagagtgtgcaaagctgtcatcaaggcaaagggtggctatttgaagaatctcaaatataaaatattttttgatttgtttaacacttttttggttactacataattccatatgtgttatttcatagttttgatgtcttcactattattctacaatgtagaaaataataaaaataaagaaaaacccttgaatgagtaggtgttctaaaacttagTGTAGTGTAGTTCATTTGAAGCATTGCAGATGTTTCATTTGGAGCTAGatgtggctggatactgtaggTCTAAGGACACTGAAACATGtctcttcctttccctctctctccctcccactcgctctctctttcaggacatcagtaAACAGATGAACTCTGTCTTCAAGGAGCTTCTCTCTCGCCAGCCGTCCCTACATTCTGCTGCAACCCAGACAcctcccttctcttcctcctcctcctcctcctccctcccttcctcctcctcctcctcttcatccctctcctcctctctcccaggagGCAGGAAGGTGGGGTTTAGCCTTAGAGGGCGGGCTCTCTTCAGACCAGCGGACCAATAGGAGGACAGAAGCAGAATTGTGACGATGATGATTATAATAATGATGATTTATTTTTCTGACACGTTTGTGTGTGATATGATATTAgtgtgtgatgtttgtgtgtGATATTGCTAGTCTTTTACACCTGTCTCAGTGCTGTCTATCGTTCTCTATTAGAACAAGGATGGGTTTGGTTTCCAACAACTCAGGGCTGGGGTAACTTACCTATTTCTGTGGTAAATTGTTTTTAAACTTGATATACACTCATTTAAACCACTTAGTAAGAGTATAACAACTTACTTCTTAATTATAATACTGGAAACTGGGTCCAATAGCATATCCAAGATGGCCTCCACACCAGATCCTGGGATGCTGGTTAAACTGTGAAAATGATTATTTCCACCACTCTAGTAATTCTAACTCTATGGTCTGAGGGGCTTTGTCCACTCtagtcattatatttctatggatgcaaccctcctccctcttccctatACCACTGTTGATGATGTCACTGGGATAGCTGTATTAAAATACTTCTGTGGTAAAACGAATAAATATTAAATAGATTAAATAGAAATAGATTGGCTGGCCTGTTGTTATCGGTTGTCATACATCACAACGTCACTCAAAAGTCAGTTCAAAGTTATTTATTGTTAGTACAAAGGGGAAGTGTGTGTAATACACACATTGTCAGAAATTATTAGAGTTATCTGTTATGCTAGATAATCTACTGAACTAAATACTACAACCTAAATGGTCAAGTTGTTGATGTCTATTTCATTGGAGTGGAACTGAACATCAGTGTATGACAATGGGTGAGTTCCAGATACACAAATCCTGAACAGGGTCTGAGTAGAATATTAGATATTTTCAATTCCCGGAGAAGCCTTTAAAGTCTCAGGAACCCCATCAATCAGGAGGATGGGTTGAGAGGATGTGGGGCTTGGGTGCTGCTGTTGCGGGGTGGGACACTGCTGATGGTACACTGCTGGTGGGTGTGTGGTGTGCAGGGACTGGGTGGGTATGCGGCTGGGAATGGGTGGGTGTTGGGAGggaggctgggtgggtgggtggagggagggaggctgggtAGAGTGGGAGGGGGATTGAGGGGTTCTGACAGGTGGGTGGGAGCTGGGTTTGGGTGGTGCTGTGGATAGGACGGAGGGTGGGGAAATTGAATGGGGGGGTTGAGAGGTGCTgctgctgggggctgggggctggggggagTTGATGGGTCCTGCTGCGtgggggagtgaggagagggggCTGGGTGGGTGGTGTGCTGGGGGGATTGGGTGTGGGAGTTGATGGGTCCTGCTGCGTGGGGGGAGTGAGGAGGGGGGCTGGGTGGGTGGTGTGCTGGGGGGATTGGGTGTGGGAGTTGATGGGTCCTGCTGCGtgggggagtgaggagagggggCTGGGTGGGTGGTGTGCTGGGGGGATTGGGTGTGGGAGTTGATGGGTCCTGCTGCGTggggggagtgaggagaggggggCGGGGTGGGTGGTGTGCTGGGGGGATTGGGTGTGGGAGTTGATGGGTCCTGCTGCGTggggggagtgaggagagggggCTGGGTGGGTGGTGTGCTGGGGGGATTGGGTGTGGGAGTTGATGGGTCCTGCTGCGTggggggagtgaggagagggggCTGGGTGGGTGGTGTGCTGGGGGGATTGGGTGTGGGAGTTGAGGGGTCCTGCTGCGTggggggagtgaggagaggggggCTGGGTGGGTGGTGTGCTGGGGGATTGGGTGTGGGAGTTGAGGGGTCCTGCTGCGTggggggagtgaggagagggggCTGGGTGGGTGGTGTGCTGGGGGATTGGGTGTGGGAGTTGAGGGGTCCTGCTGCGTggggggagtgaggagagggggCTGGGTGGGTGGTGTGCTGGGGGGGATTGGGTGTGGGAGTTGATGGGTCCTGCTGCGTggggggagtgaggagagggggCTGGGTGGGTGGTGTGCTGGGGGATTGGGTGTGGGAGTTGATGGGTCCTGCTGCGtgggggagtgaggagagggggCTGGGTGGGTGGTGTGCTGGGGGGATTGGGTGTGGGAGTTGATGGGTCCTGCTGCGtgggggagtgaggagagggggCTGGGTGGGTGGTGTGCTGGGGGGATTGGGTGTGGGAGTTGAGGGGTGCTCTTGTTGAGGTAGATGACTGTGTTGACTGGGACTGTCGATGTGTTGAGTTGGGTTGATTATTTTGATGCTCTCTAATGGTCTGTAGTGATCTGTGCTGCTCTTTACTGGGTTGTGCTGGTCGCTGTTGGTCTATAGGGGTTGGACTCTGTACTGGTCTGTGGTGTTCTGTAGTGGTCTGTGCTGGTCGGTACTGGTCTGTGGTTGGACTCTGTTCTGGTCTGTGGTATTCTGTGCTGGTCTTTGCTGGGCTCTGCTGGTTTGCACTGATCTGTTCATGTCTGTGTTGGTCTTTGCTCGGCTGTGCTGGGCTCTGCTGATCAGTACTGATCTGTGTTGGTCTGTACTGGTCAGTACTGATCTGTACCGGTCTGTACTGGTCTGTAGTGGTCTGAATCCAGGGGTGCTTCAGAGTCTGAGCTGCCGTCAGTCTCTCTGTTGGATCCACCTGCAGCAACGCTCTCACCAGGCCTCgcgctcctacacacacacacacacacagtaaaatatgtgtgagcatgtgtgtgtatacatgtgtgtctacaagtgtgcgtgtgtatgcgtatgtatgcatgtgtgtgtgtgtacaagcaTGTGTGTACGTGCCTGCTTATGTCTATAACCATGTGTATGTCTCACCGTCTGAGATGTCATCCCAGTAAGGCGACAGGAAGGTGAGGTGAGCCTCTCTGATCAGCTGGAACAGCTTCCCTTGGTCTCGGTCTCTGCTCCGGAACGGAGGGAACCCACAGAGCAGGATGTACAGTATCACCCCCAACGCCCACATGTCTACTGGCAGACCATACCCtgcagagggatgagagagagacagaggtagagttaagtgatagatagatagatacagtggtgtgtattcatagatgccaagggaagccagacttcccccaaaaatgtaccaaaaaaacatataaaatacTTAATCTTTCGTCTCTCTATGTTTCATAATTTGTcttcaatttgcaagaggctgaatgtatctcaccggagaaagcatctgagcgagcgaaacagcacaCCTctttctcagtatgtgtagcccaagCCCATCTATCTAATGCTGTCTGGTCAGAAAGAGGatgacattgttgccacccgtagcattgaatgcaagggaagccagagagcatttggcctcccttgataaaagttaattaattaattaacagccaatcagtgttgagctcaactgagtgagctcaactgtgaatggtcctggcgcaccaaaaaaaatgTCATGGGaatccagtttggatttggctttacaccaatcacatcacatcaaaagcaGAACTCATTTacagaaaaaacttgaattgttgcatctcgttgtcctctggtggctagctagctaaaatcatccctttcctaaattagccatggaaggagatagggatttggacttgtggttttacttaattctccttactggccaatgattataatggtgattctgatccaaccataaatgcatatattgtgcccctggcctgagaggatggaagttcaataagtagctagatgtagtaggctaatgttaactagctggcctggcgcatcgttgcctatgaaaggaagttaggctaacaagtaagcattttagccaggtagcctaggacaacaaaaactaagtGTACTGTAtgagagtcatagaccgtttcggcaacatgaaagagaggaggatgtcattggcgtttctctaccagtagggtgagtcaacatgtttttctacttgcaagcacacaaacacaaatcagtaccatggacggccacatcatatttagtttACGTTggttggactaaattgtttttggtatcttttagttttAAACTAAGCATTGATGATTTTTAAATGTTTACGTTGAAATTGTGCTGGAagagtggaggcagctcctgttttctttttagccttgcggtaactctccgaaAATGTCGGCAACATTGAgcacggttacatgcacacaataatacgatTATTGTGGGTAGTcaggttaatataatagtttgtttaaaacgtttacatactttgcaagaagaacgatttccctaatattTCTGAAATCAGcctacctgatgggactttgataaatgcagaaaatcgccaatcaaaataaacgttctaccacagtgaccatgttatttttgtgaATACTATTTGATTCTGGGTTCGGACAtgtaaagtttgtatgtgaaaactatttataAGATGCATACGTTCAGGTTTTCCAAAATCACTTCACTCGCGCATAAGAGGGAAGCTTGCGCTACCCGGTGctggcacatgcgcagatcaaatacaccacTGGAATGCTGATTAAACTatgtcctaataattcgaaagattgcacacaaaaccaggtgttttaatcggtgtatgcttacttcgattatgaccttacgctgattaagataagcagagtaaggtgtttacatgactaatgccatactcggccttctgccataatcagtttaatatcgaattaaTAGTGTGCATGTAAAGGTACTCAttaatataattataatataatatgccatttagcagacgcttttatccaaagcgacttacagtcatgagtgcatacatttttgtgtatggccattaacttgcttgaccattctgtaggtcatgtaactgtttgttacatgcaatatgctttgtggacagatgttgctctctggttttgtgatgaaacaaaggtgtggtgtaatttattctgccactgtgtcttcttattgtctcggccttaggcctatatatcacggtggcaaggcatatgaactaacaggttatagagaaaACAACGTAATTATCACAACACACGCACAGCTACTGTAGAGTGATAGATAAAGGTATATATAAAGTGATAGACGTGTCACCTGTCTCTAAGAGGATCTCCGGGGCGACATAGGTGGGAGTTCCACACACAGTGAAGATGGGTTCTGTTACAACCATGGCCAGACCAAAATCACCCAGCTTCAACCTACTGACACCATCACTACTGCACTCCAcctagaagagagagggaggggggagagagcgagagagatggagagagcagcaGGGAGAGAGTGGGTTACAGAGAGAGATGCTTGAAATGCTTGTATTCACACACATATGCAcctgcacagacacacagacacaccagcacagacacacagacacagacacacacacaccagtaggtTTTCAGGTTTCAGATCTCTGTGTACTATGGTCttgctgtggatgtatttcagagCCTCGCTGACATCACACACCATCAGCCCCGCCTCCTCTTCTGGAAACTTCCGACGCTCCGCGATTGCCTCAAACAGGTCGCCCCCGGTAACCATCTCCATGACGagataggagtgtgtgtgtgtgtggtggtgtgtgaaGAGGCGAACCACGCGGGGGTGTGACAGGCTACCCAGAAGGCTCAGCTCATTCTGCATCATGTGCTCTCGGCCAATGAGCTTTGAGTGCTCCACAATCTTCACAGCGAAGGCTTCCCCATTGTCGCGCCGACGACACTCGTGCACAACCGCAAAGTTCCCGTCTCCAA from Coregonus clupeaformis isolate EN_2021a chromosome 17, ASM2061545v1, whole genome shotgun sequence includes these protein-coding regions:
- the dclk3 gene encoding serine/threonine-protein kinase ULK1 gives rise to the protein MGGVPHPQPWPSLPLPHLDPLPPATRTHLPPPFPVFHTRHAEQSAERPRLVTVVRPCGHSTLRKVTLLLNRRSVVSYEQLLSDISEALGLPRWHRARVTRLYTPHAREVRGVCDFFRGEAAFLALGKSRPELRSVEEALEELFPQHSCYRNDALQAWERRLRPSPDKAAKADSGYSEGTDIHTHTDKDTHTSLDTNTQNTLTHPNRHPTHKNEHPTRQSIHPIHTHLDTDAHTHPNKHSNRHSTHPSHPTNHLQRVIVKAGARKIISSPIGPLTQEEELGEELDTPPPPRCRNCKPSEGPNLRAGRAPFPPVTRKQTGNRPNDQEVEKPHVGPTPRHTGPICRFEQESLSQSERSSSDSKQEEARTKQEVIFDLPSNGSDVTLSDIERCYDIGRMVGDGNFAVVHECRRRDNGEAFAVKIVEHSKLIGREHMMQNELSLLGSLSHPRVVRLFTHHHTHTHSYLVMEMVTGGDLFEAIAERRKFPEEEAGLMVCDVSEALKYIHSKTIVHRDLKPENLLVECSSDGVSRLKLGDFGLAMVVTEPIFTVCGTPTYVAPEILLETGYGLPVDMWALGVILYILLCGFPPFRSRDRDQGKLFQLIREAHLTFLSPYWDDISDGARGLVRALLQVDPTERLTAAQTLKHPWIQTTTDQYRPVQISTDQYRPTQISTDQQSPAQPSKDQHRHEQISANQQSPAKTSTEYHRPEQSPTTDQYRPAQTTTEHHRPVQSPTPIDQQRPAQPSKEQHRSLQTIREHQNNQPNSTHRQSQSTQSSTSTRAPLNSHTQSPQHTTHPAPSPHSPTQQDPSTPTPNPPSTPPTQPPLLTPPRSRTHQLPHPIPQHTTHPAPSPHSPHAAGPINSHTQSPPAHHPPSPLSSLPPRSRTPQLPHPIPQHTTHPAPSPHSPHAAGPLNSHTQSPSTPPTQPPSPHSPHAAGPLNSHTQSPQHTTHPAPSPHSPHAAGPINSHTQSPQHTTHPAPSPHSPHAAGPINSHTQSPQHTTHPAPLSSLPPRSRTHQLPHPIPPAHHPPSPLSSLPHAAGPINSHTQSPQHTTHPAPLLTPPTQQDPSTPTPNPPSTPPTQPPLLTPPRSRTHQLPPAPSPQQQHLSTPPFNFPTLRPIHSTTQTQLPPTCQNPSIPLPLYPASLPPPTHPASLPTPTHSQPHTHPVPAHHTPTSSVPSAVSHPATAAPKPHILSTHPPD